In the genome of Ctenopharyngodon idella isolate HZGC_01 chromosome 19, HZGC01, whole genome shotgun sequence, one region contains:
- the smap2 gene encoding stromal membrane-associated protein 2 isoform X2, producing the protein MGNAKARRLYEAFLPECFQRPETDQAAEIFIRDKYDKKKYMDKCIDIQTFRKEKSETVTKEAPVVFEKMKLKKDEPQQFRNSPKKQSQSVNDLLGLDALATQAPMSNGKQSTEISPALDLFTSMPAAVSSSNSARSTPSSGSMPTGRVAASVPENLSLFLDPPTKSEDSGKKMSKDSILSLYSSTAPQTNMAAHAGMYMGATQMGYVPAAGYGQYQALAAQQGMMGPMMAPQMNILGQAGVMPQTGMAAAPPYMAGVQGGVIGMQNGMMGSMAAVPQQAYGAQQAQQMQWNISQMTHHMAGMNFYSANNVMGYGQSMGGAAAPGSNQMLGSHVWK; encoded by the exons ATGGGGAACGCCAAAGCTCGGCGACTATACGAGGCCTTTTTACCAGAGTGCTTCCAGCGCCCAGAGACAGACCA AGCTGCTGAGATTTTTATCCGTGACAAATAcgataagaaaaaatatatggaTAAATGCATTGACATCCAGACCTTTAGG AAAGAAAAGAGTGAGACCGTAACAAAAGAGGCCCctgttgtttttgaaaagaTGAAGTTG AAAAAAGACGAGCCACAGCAATTCAGAAACAGTCCAAAGAAGCAGTCACAGTCTGTTAATGACTTACTAGGGCTAG ATGCTCTAGCTACTCAAGCTCCCATGTCCAATGGCAAACAGAGCACTGAAATTAGTCCCGCCCTTGACCTCTTCACCTCTATGCCTGCTGCAGTCAGCAGCTCAAACTCCGCCAGGAGCACG CCTAGCTCAGGGTCCATGCCCACTGGACGGGTAGCAGCATCAGTCCCCGAAAACCTCAGTCTGTTCCTGGATCCCCCCACCAAAAGTGAGGACAGTGGAAAGAAGATGTCAAAGGATTCAATCTTGTCCCTGTACAGCAGTACAGCGCCACAAACAAACATGGCCGCTCATG ctGGCATGTATATGGGAGCAACTCAGATGGGCTATGTCCCTGCTGCAGGCTATGGCCAATACCAGGCCCTGGCTGCGCAGCAGGGCATGATGGGGCCTATGATGGCGCCACAGATGAACATACTGGGACAGGCAGGTGTCATGCCGCAGACCGGAATGGCAGCTGCTCCTCCGTACATGGCAGGGGTGCAGGGGGGCGTAATAGGAATGCAGAATGGGATGATGGGAAGCATGGCAGCAGTTCCTCAGCAGGCATATGGAGCACAGCAGGCCCAACAGATGCAGTGGAACATCAGCCAG ATGACTCATCACATGGCAGGAATGAATTTCTACAGTGCCAATAACGTGATGGGATATGGGCAGTCCATGGGCGGAGCGGCTGCTCCAGGTTCAAATCAAATGCTTGGGTCACACGTGTGGAAATGA
- the smap2 gene encoding stromal membrane-associated protein 2 isoform X1: MTGKSVKDIDRYQAVLTSLLASEENKFCADCHAKGPRWASWNLGIFICIRCAGIHRNLGVHISRVKSVNLDQWTHEQIQSVQEMGNAKARRLYEAFLPECFQRPETDQAAEIFIRDKYDKKKYMDKCIDIQTFRKEKSETVTKEAPVVFEKMKLKKDEPQQFRNSPKKQSQSVNDLLGLDALATQAPMSNGKQSTEISPALDLFTSMPAAVSSSNSARSTPSSGSMPTGRVAASVPENLSLFLDPPTKSEDSGKKMSKDSILSLYSSTAPQTNMAAHAGMYMGATQMGYVPAAGYGQYQALAAQQGMMGPMMAPQMNILGQAGVMPQTGMAAAPPYMAGVQGGVIGMQNGMMGSMAAVPQQAYGAQQAQQMQWNISQMTHHMAGMNFYSANNVMGYGQSMGGAAAPGSNQMLGSHVWK; this comes from the exons GTCCCAGATGGGCATCCTGGAATCTTGGAATCTTCATTTGTATCCGCTGTGCGGGAATCCACCGGAATCTTGGTGTGCACATATCACGAGTTAAATCTGTAAACCTGGACCAGTGGACTCATGAGCAGATACAG TCTGTTCAGGAGATGGGGAACGCCAAAGCTCGGCGACTATACGAGGCCTTTTTACCAGAGTGCTTCCAGCGCCCAGAGACAGACCA AGCTGCTGAGATTTTTATCCGTGACAAATAcgataagaaaaaatatatggaTAAATGCATTGACATCCAGACCTTTAGG AAAGAAAAGAGTGAGACCGTAACAAAAGAGGCCCctgttgtttttgaaaagaTGAAGTTG AAAAAAGACGAGCCACAGCAATTCAGAAACAGTCCAAAGAAGCAGTCACAGTCTGTTAATGACTTACTAGGGCTAG ATGCTCTAGCTACTCAAGCTCCCATGTCCAATGGCAAACAGAGCACTGAAATTAGTCCCGCCCTTGACCTCTTCACCTCTATGCCTGCTGCAGTCAGCAGCTCAAACTCCGCCAGGAGCACG CCTAGCTCAGGGTCCATGCCCACTGGACGGGTAGCAGCATCAGTCCCCGAAAACCTCAGTCTGTTCCTGGATCCCCCCACCAAAAGTGAGGACAGTGGAAAGAAGATGTCAAAGGATTCAATCTTGTCCCTGTACAGCAGTACAGCGCCACAAACAAACATGGCCGCTCATG ctGGCATGTATATGGGAGCAACTCAGATGGGCTATGTCCCTGCTGCAGGCTATGGCCAATACCAGGCCCTGGCTGCGCAGCAGGGCATGATGGGGCCTATGATGGCGCCACAGATGAACATACTGGGACAGGCAGGTGTCATGCCGCAGACCGGAATGGCAGCTGCTCCTCCGTACATGGCAGGGGTGCAGGGGGGCGTAATAGGAATGCAGAATGGGATGATGGGAAGCATGGCAGCAGTTCCTCAGCAGGCATATGGAGCACAGCAGGCCCAACAGATGCAGTGGAACATCAGCCAG ATGACTCATCACATGGCAGGAATGAATTTCTACAGTGCCAATAACGTGATGGGATATGGGCAGTCCATGGGCGGAGCGGCTGCTCCAGGTTCAAATCAAATGCTTGGGTCACACGTGTGGAAATGA